In the genome of Streptomyces sp. Tu 3180, the window AGCGACTCCTTCGCCGCGGGCCCGGCGGCCTGGGTCGACCACGGCTACGCGGTGGTCCGCGTCAACTACCGCGGCTCCACGGGCTACGGCCGTGCCTGGACCGACGCCCTGAAGCACCGGGTGGGCCTGATCGAGCTGGAGGACATCGCGGCGGTCCGCGCGTGGGCGATCGGCTCCGGCCTGGCGGACCCCGCCCGGCTGGTCCTCACCGGCGGCTCCTGGGGCGGCTACCTCACCCTCCTCGGCCTCGGCACCCAGCCCGACGCGTGGGCGCTGGGGATCGCGGTGGTCCCGGTCGCCGACTACGTCACGGCGTACCACGACGAGATGGAGGCGCTGAAGGCGATGGACCGCACCCTGCTGGGCGGCACTCCGGAAGAGGTCCCCGAGCGCTTCGAGGCGTCCTCCCCGATCACCTACGTCGACCGGGTCAAGGCCCCGGTCTACATCTCGGCCGGCGTCAACGACCCGCGCTGCCCCATCCGGCAGATCGAGAACTACGTCCAGCGCCTCGAGGCCCGCGGCGCGGTCCACGAGGTCTACCGCTACGACGCCGGACACGGCTCCCTGGTGGTGGACGAGCGCATCAAGCAGGTACGGCTGGAACTGGACTTCGCACGCCGGCACCTCGGCGGGTGACCCGGTAACGGCGACGGCGACCGGTCCCGGGGCGGGCGGGGCCGGCCGTGTCGCCCACGGCGCCCGCCGGGCCGGGGCCGGGGACGGCGGCCGCGGGGCTCACGTCTCCGCCCGCTCCCGCCCCCTGCGTCCCAGCAGTTCCGCCAGCCCCCGTCGCGTGGCGGCCAGCACCACGCGGTCCCCCGCCCGCAGGACGTAGGTGTCGGGCAGGTCCCACACCAGTCCCGAGCCCGCCGCGGCGCCGGACCTCTCCTCGCCCCGCTCCCCGCCGGAGGCGGACGCCGCGGTGTCCAGGGCCAGCACCCGCCACGCCCCGGCCCGGAACGCCTCGCCGACCGTCTTCCCCTCCAGCTGCGGGTGCCCGCCCACGACCACCGCCGCGAACAGCAGCACCCGCCGCTCGACCGGGATCGCGCCCAGGATCTGCCGCCCCATCATCGATCCGGCGAACGCGGGCGCGGCCAGGTGGGACACACTGCGGCTCCGGGTCAGCGCGCCGGGGTGCGCCGTCCGCAGGGTGCGGTACACCGCCTTCGCGAAGTCGTCGTCGTACAGCCGCAGCACGACCCGCAGGTCGGGCCGCACGGACCGGGCGTACAGCACCGCCTCGAGGTTGGTGGTGTCCGCGCTGGTCAGTGCGAGCAGCACGTCCGCCCGGTGGATCTTCGCGGCCTCCAGGACGCCCTCCTGCGTGACGTCCCCGAGCACCACCGGCACCCGTAGCCGCCGCGCCGTCGCCATGCCGCGCGCCTCCGGGTCGGCCTCGACGCACACCACGGGGATGTGCAGCTCCCGCAGCCGCGTCAGCACCCGCGTCCCGATCTTGCCCAGCCCGAGCAGCACCACGTGACCGCTCAGCCCGCGCGGCGGCTTCCGCAGCGCCGACGCGGTGCGGAACGTCCCCAGCGCCTCCAGCACCGCCGCCAGCAGCACCGGCAGCAACAGCAACCCGACCAGTCCCGACAGCAGTTGCAGCACCTGGCGGCCGGTGGACTCGTGGTGCGCGGGCTCGTTGATCGCGAAGAGGTCGAGCAGGGTGACGTAGGTGGCGTGCAGCGGGTGGTCCCGCGTGACCACCGTCAGCGCGACGGCGAGCGCGACCACGGCCGCCACCAGCCCCGCCAGCGACCAGCGCAGCCGCCGCGAGAACAGCGAGGCGAACGGCGGCACCCGGGCCCGTCCGGCCGGCAGCGGCGGCCCCGAGTAGGACACCTGCTCCAGCACCACCGTCCCGCGCCCCGTCGCCGCCGCCACCGCCGCCGCGTCGGGCAGCAGTTGCGGCCCCTGCTCCCCGCTGTCCTCCGAACCCTCCGCACCGGCCGGGTCGTTGCTCGTCGCGGACAGCAGCGCCAGGGTGCACAGACCGGGGTCGGCCACCTGGCCCGGCTCCGGCGGCCGGCGTTCCACGGCCCGCAGCAGCAGGCCGCCGGCGTCGACGACCTTGTTGGTGCCGACGAGCGCGGTGCCGACCAGCGCGGGCGCGGCCGTGTCCGCGTCGGACAGGACGGTCGTGGAGGCGTCGCCCCCCGGACCGTGCCGTCCCTGTGCGTCCGGGTCGGCCAACTCGGCCGCCTGGTCCAGCAGTTCCTCGATGTGCTGGCCCAACCGCCGGTTGTAGAGCCTGAGCACGATCCGCAGCCGGGGGTTGAGCCGGCGGGCGGTGAGCGCGGCGCGGATGTTGGTCTCGTCGTCGTCGTACACGAGGGCCAGCGCGGCGGCCCGCTCCACGCCCGCCTCGGCGAGCACGGCCTCGGTCGGCTCGGCGGCCTCCACCACCCGCTCGCCCGGGGCCGGGGTCCCGTCGAAGCCGCCGTTGCCCCGGTTGACGGCGGTCACGACCCGGTCGAGCAGGGCCGCGGAGGCCGCCCGGGCCCGCCCCACCACCGGCTGCCGCACCCGGCGCCCGGCCGGCGGCACGACGAGCACGACCTGCTCGCGGTACACGCCCCGGAGTTCGGCGGCGAGCCGGTGCGCCAGCCCGTCGTCGCCGCACACCACCATGGGCGCGGAGGGGTCGCCGGGCAGGGCCGGATTCGGAAGGAGGCTCACCACGGGGGAAAAGACTGCCCCATGCGCACGGGTGGTTCCAGGTGTGATCGGCGGCGGGCTGAACGGCCGTACCGGTCGCGCCGTATGGAGGGGGAGGGGCCCCGGCGTTCAGGGGGTCCCGGCGTCCCGTCTCGTCGCGCGCGTTCCCCGGAGGTGCAGCCGGCCCGTGTTCCTCACCAAGTCGGCCCCGGACGAGGCCGAACCCGTCGGGGAGCCCACAGGGGAGCCCGCCGAGGAGCTCGGCGGGGAGCCCGGCGAGCAGCCCCGTCACCTCACCTCCCCCCTCCTCCTCGTCCTGACGCTGCTCACGGCCGTGATGTTCCAGGACACGATCCGCCGCGCCCTGACCGCCCCGGTGACGCAGAGCTGGATGACGGTGTTCGTGGCGGTGGTGCTCCAGGCCCTGCCCTTCCTGGTGTGCGGCGTCCTGCTGTCGGCGGCGATCGCGGTGTTCGTCCCACCGTCCTTCTTCGCCCGGGCGCTGCCGCGACGCCCCGCGCTGGCGGTCCCGGTCGCCGGCGCGGCGGGCGCGGTGCTCCCCGGCTGCGAGTGCGCGTCCGTGCCGGTGGCGGGCGCGCTGGTGCGCAGGGGAGTGACCCCGGCGGCGGCCCTGGCGTTCCTGCTGTCCGCTCCGGCCGTCAACCCGATCGTGCTGACGGCCACGGCGGTCGCCTTCCCGAACGACCCGGAGATGGTTCTCGCCCGCTTCGTCGCGAGTCTGCTGGCGGCGTGCGTGATGGGCTGGCTCTGGCACCGCCTGGGCCGCGCCGACTGGCTGCGCCCACCGGCCCGTCCGTCCCACGGGGGCCGGAGCAGGGGTGCGGCCTTCTGGGAGTCGGTGCGGCACGACGTGATGCACGCGGGCGGTTTCCTGGTGATCGGCGCGACGGCCGCGGCGACGCTGAAGGCGGTGGTCCCGGCCGAGTGGCTGCGGGCCGCGGCCGGCGACCCGGTGCTGTCGGTGCTGGCGCTGGCGGCCCTCGCCGTCCTGCTGTCCCTCTGCTCGGAGGCGGACGCGTTCGTGGCGGCGTCGCTGACCCAGTTCTCGGCGACGGCCCGGCTCACCTTCCTGGTCGTGGGCCCGATGGTCGACCTCAAACTCTTCGCCATGCAGGCGGGCACGTTCGGCCGTGCCTTCGCCCTGCGCTTCGCCCCCGCGACCTTCGTGACGGCGGTGGCGGTCTCGGCCCTGACGGGAGCGGTGCTGCTGTGAACCCGGGGAAGCGAAGGAACCGGAGCGACCGGAGCACGCGGGTGCGTCCGCGTCCGGACCGGCAGGCCCAGGCGGCGCTGCTGTTCCTCCTCGGCGCGACCGTGCTGCACGCCGGCTGGACCGACCTCCACCTGCGCTACGTCAAGGCCGGCCTGCGCCCGCTGCTCCTGCTGGCGGGAGCGGTCCTGATCGCCACGGCGGCGGCGACGGTCCGGTACGGGTGGCGCCACCGTGCCGGGAAGGACGACCCCGCCGGGCAGGACCACCACCCGGAGCCCCGCGTCTCCTGGCTGCTCGCCCTCCCCCTCCTCGCCCTGGTCCTGGTCGCCCCACCGGCCCTCGGTTCCTACAGCGCCACCCACATGGGCACGGCCCTGCAGGAACCCTTCGGCTTCCCCGACCTCCCCGCCCGGGGCCCCCTGCGCCTCGGCGTGGACGACTACGCGGCACGCGCGGTCTACGACGACGGCCGCCACCTCCGCGGCCGCCCCCTCACCCTCACCGGCTTCGTGGCCCTGGACGGATCCGGCGCCCCGTACCTGGCCCGCATGACCCTCGACTGCTGTGCGGCGGACGCCCAGCCGGTGAAGGTCGCCCTGACCGGCGAGATCCCCCCGGTCCTGCAACCGGACAGCTGGCTGGAGCTCACCGGGACCTACACCCCGCGCCGCACGAGGGACCCGGTCAACGACGGTCCCGTGCCCTACTTCGAGGTCACGGCGGCCCGGCCGGTCCCGCCCCCGGCCGACCCGTACGACGACGCGGGGAGCGGCTGAGGACGCTCACCGCCGGGGCCGCTCCGCCTCGGGCGAGGCGTCCCCGGGGACGGTCTCCCCCCGGATGACACGGGGCGCGTCCCGCCGGTCCTGCTCCTCGGCGGCCCGGGCCTCGGCCTTCAGGATGCGGGCGGACTTGCCCGCCGACCGGGCGAGGTCCGGCAGTTTCCGGGCGGCCAGGACGGCTATGACGACGACGAGGATGATCGCGAGTTCGCTCAGTCCGAACATGGGGTCCGTTCCTCTCGTGAGCCGGTGCCGAGTGCCGGCGGCGGTGGCGGGTGCCGCCACCGGAATCTACAGCAATGTAGAGAATTTGACGGAGTCCGCTCATCTATACGATGACCGCCCGGGAAACGTGCGGCGGCGGAAGGGAGGCGGGCCGTGGCGGAACACGGGCGGCGCCCCCGGCGGCGGGGACAGGGCGAGCTGGAGGCACAGGTCCTGTCGGCGCTGCGGGAGGCGGACGGACCGGCGACGGCCGGCTGGGTGCGGGAGCGCCTGGGCGGCGACCTCGCCCACACGACGGTCGTCACGATCCTGACCCGGCTGCTGGACAAGGGCGCCGTCACCCGGGAGCGGACGGGCCGCTCCTTCGCCTGGACCCCGGCGTCGGACCACGCGGGCCTGGCGGCCCACAAGATGCACAAGGTCCTGGACGCCGAGAGCGACCGCAGGGCGGTTCTGGCCAGCTTCGTCACCGGCCTCGCCCCGGACGACGAACGGCTGCTGCGCGAACTGCTGGACCGGCCCGGGAGCGAAGGGGAGGACTGAGACCCCCCGAGGGTGTCCGTCTCCGCGGCGACACCGCTGCGAGGACCACCCGGGCCGCCCGGGCCTCGGGACAGGGCCTCAGGACTGGTAGGGCTGCTGCTGGGGCTGCCCGTACCCCTGGCCTCCCTGACCGGCTGCGGCCTGTGCCTGGAGCTGCTCGGCCTGCTCCTTGGTCACCCGCTGCTCCGCGCCGCAGAAGGTGCACTGCGTCGCGTACTTCGTCGAGAAGGGGAAGAGCGGCACGAAGAACAGCGTGAACTTCGTGACCCGCTTCCTGAGCGTGTGCGCGGACGGATTCCCGCACTGCCCGCACACCAGCGTCAGTATCGCGAGCTGGTACAGATACCCCTTGGTACCGAAAATGATCATGTCGCCCATCCTTCCCGGGGCGCGGCCCGCCGAACCGCCGCACCGCCTGCCACTCCGCTGAGAACCATGCCACCCGGTCGCCGGTCACCCGGTCGGCAATCGGCGATGTGGCGGCCGGGAAACTGCCGTACCGGGCACGAGTACCCTCGGTCACCCCCTCTTGCCCCTGCACCGAGCGGCCGCCGCGAGGCGGGCCGGTGGCGGCTCCTCGGCAGGGCGTGCGTCGCGGAGCGAGGCGCGACGGACGAGATCCGAAAGCCCGCGTCCGAGGAAGCGGACCGGTCCGGTGCCGGTGTCCCCGGCCCGGCGAGGACGCGAGCCGGCGCTCCGGGTGGGCGAGCGCCGGGTCCGGTGCGACGGCACCCACGGTGCCGCCCGGCGCTGCGGGGCACCGCCGGTTTCAGTCCCGCGAAGGCGGCGACACGGACGTCTCCGTCTTCCCGCTGCACCGCCGTCGCCACGACCGTACCGGGGGCAGGCGACGGTGATCACCGCCACGTCCCGTTCAGCTCCTGAACGGGCAGGTCGTTCCCTCGAGGCCGCCTCGTCGGACGGTCGGCCCGAGGCGGTCCGGGACGAACCGGAGGATGTCCGGTCCTGCCGTCCCTGCCGTTGGGCGAGGCGGACGAAGCGCCGGCACGCTTCGACGGCCAGGGCCCGGCTCGCCGGACGCCGCCGTCCGCACCGCCGCTACGAGCGCAAAGCCGGCCGCTTCCCGGCCTTCACCCGCCAACGCAGCGGTCCGAGGGAGTGGGGTGGCTCGGCCCGGAGGCGGGAGGACGACGACTGGCCGATGCCTCGCATCAGTCAATCCCCCGTCGGACCACAGCAGTTCGCCGTATGAGATGAACCGTTGGACATTCACCTGACCCCACCCCTGTCGTTGCCGCTCCGACGACCGACGGCTGCGGCCGGGGCGAGGATCGCCTGGGCCTGGGCAGCGGCGACGGCGAGTGTTTCGGAGCACTGGAAGGTCCTGGGGTGAACCTCGTCCAGGATCTCCCGGGCCTTGTTCGCGTGGGTCCCGTAGTCCGCCGTGGTCCCCCCTCGTGGTGGTGGTCCGCACTGCGGTGAACAAAGCCGCGGCTGCCACCTGATCGGGACGTGAGGGCACGGCGTCCTGAACCCGGGGTCTCATCCTCATCGGGGCGATCACCGGTCTTCATGACCACCGGACCACCGGACCACCGGCCCACGGCCCACGGCCCGGCGGTCCGTCCTCCGGGGCCCGGCGTCGGCCGGTGCTGTTCGTGCTTGCCGACGTCAGCTGTTGATGCCAGGAGCCTGCCGCACGCTCTTGCGCAGGGACATGGATTCCACGTCGTAGCCGTTGCGGCGATACAGAGCAATGGCTGCCTCGTTGTCCCCGGAGACGTTCAGGCCGAGAGAAGTCCAGCCCTCACGGACAACGAGTTCTTCGGCGGCGCAGAGGACCGCGGACCCGTATCCGCGGCGCCGGAACGCGGGGAAGACGTTGATGTCGTACAGCCAAGCCGAGCCGGCAGTGCCCGCGGCCCGGCGCGGATCCGGGCCGATCCACGCGTTCCCCACGACCTCGCCTGCCTCGTTCTCCGCCACCACGAGATGGTGACCGGCCGTGTCGAGCCCGTCGGGGAGGAACTGCGCCGTGCCCTGATGAGCCCGCTCCCGCGCCAGCTCCTCGGGCATGAACTTGCCGAGTTCCCGGGCCGTCTCGGCTTCGCGGTGCTCAGTCGCCGCGTCGTACTCCGGCGGTGTCATCTTCCGCAAGGTCACCTTCTGCGCGTCCATGCCCCCATCTTCGGCCGGTCACCGGTCACTGCGGTACCGGGTTTCCGATCCTGCGGGGCTCCAGCTCGACCACGACGATGCCCGCTCCCGTCCCGTCCGCCGTCGACCCTCACACCGTGGAGCGGGCGTGGCTCCCGGCGTCCAGGTGGAGCGCGCCGCTGTGCGAACGACCCGGACACCGGGGACCGCGTCTGCTCGGCTCCGCCTGAGACCGTCGCACGCCATGCGGGCTCTGCCTTCGGGCCGTCGCTTCGCCGCGGCCCCACGGGCCGGCTCCCTGCCGAAGGCGCAGAGGGGCCGAGCCCAAGGGGCCCGCCCGCGCCTCGCGCGGGTCCCTGAAGAACGCCGCCCCGACTGGTCGAGGTCCAGCGGGCCCGGCGCGGGCGGCCCGACCCCTGGTCGGCCGAAGACGTTCACCCCCGCTTCGCGAGGCAGATCCTGAGGCACTCCGAGATCGCGGTCACGATGGAGGTCCACACCCATGTGCCCTTCGCCGGGACCCGCCGGGCGCTCCGCGAGCTCGGCAAGGCACCGGGCGGCGGCGGCAGGCAGAAGGAGAAGAAGGGCGAGCGCAAGCAGCAGGAGCGGCCGGCCGGGGACGGCCGTCAAGAGCCATGGCGGTTGCTGTACTCCGCTGCCGCACGCACGGCAGAGGCCCCTTCACGATCCCGTGAAGGGGCCTCTGACCTGTGTCGGGGTGGCGGGATTTGAACCCCCGACATCTCCGTCCCGAAGCAGTTTGGGTGGACGCTCTGCCTTGGGCTAGCGCGCTCGTCACCTGCGTTTATGGTCCGTACGCGTCCGCGCATGTCCGCCGGTGTACGTCGGTGTTGTCACGCAGTTAGACACTTACCCTGCCGCTCCT includes:
- a CDS encoding NAD(P)-binding protein, with amino-acid sequence MVVCGDDGLAHRLAAELRGVYREQVVLVVPPAGRRVRQPVVGRARAASAALLDRVVTAVNRGNGGFDGTPAPGERVVEAAEPTEAVLAEAGVERAAALALVYDDDETNIRAALTARRLNPRLRIVLRLYNRRLGQHIEELLDQAAELADPDAQGRHGPGGDASTTVLSDADTAAPALVGTALVGTNKVVDAGGLLLRAVERRPPEPGQVADPGLCTLALLSATSNDPAGAEGSEDSGEQGPQLLPDAAAVAAATGRGTVVLEQVSYSGPPLPAGRARVPPFASLFSRRLRWSLAGLVAAVVALAVALTVVTRDHPLHATYVTLLDLFAINEPAHHESTGRQVLQLLSGLVGLLLLPVLLAAVLEALGTFRTASALRKPPRGLSGHVVLLGLGKIGTRVLTRLRELHIPVVCVEADPEARGMATARRLRVPVVLGDVTQEGVLEAAKIHRADVLLALTSADTTNLEAVLYARSVRPDLRVVLRLYDDDFAKAVYRTLRTAHPGALTRSRSVSHLAAPAFAGSMMGRQILGAIPVERRVLLFAAVVVGGHPQLEGKTVGEAFRAGAWRVLALDTAASASGGERGEERSGAAAGSGLVWDLPDTYVLRAGDRVVLAATRRGLAELLGRRGRERAET
- a CDS encoding GNAT family N-acetyltransferase; translation: MDAQKVTLRKMTPPEYDAATEHREAETARELGKFMPEELARERAHQGTAQFLPDGLDTAGHHLVVAENEAGEVVGNAWIGPDPRRAAGTAGSAWLYDINVFPAFRRRGYGSAVLCAAEELVVREGWTSLGLNVSGDNEAAIALYRRNGYDVESMSLRKSVRQAPGINS
- a CDS encoding TIGR03943 family protein; its protein translation is MRPRPDRQAQAALLFLLGATVLHAGWTDLHLRYVKAGLRPLLLLAGAVLIATAAATVRYGWRHRAGKDDPAGQDHHPEPRVSWLLALPLLALVLVAPPALGSYSATHMGTALQEPFGFPDLPARGPLRLGVDDYAARAVYDDGRHLRGRPLTLTGFVALDGSGAPYLARMTLDCCAADAQPVKVALTGEIPPVLQPDSWLELTGTYTPRRTRDPVNDGPVPYFEVTAARPVPPPADPYDDAGSG
- a CDS encoding twin-arginine translocase TatA/TatE family subunit; the protein is MFGLSELAIILVVVIAVLAARKLPDLARSAGKSARILKAEARAAEEQDRRDAPRVIRGETVPGDASPEAERPRR
- a CDS encoding zinc-ribbon domain-containing protein, giving the protein MIIFGTKGYLYQLAILTLVCGQCGNPSAHTLRKRVTKFTLFFVPLFPFSTKYATQCTFCGAEQRVTKEQAEQLQAQAAAGQGGQGYGQPQQQPYQS
- a CDS encoding permease, producing MFLTKSAPDEAEPVGEPTGEPAEELGGEPGEQPRHLTSPLLLVLTLLTAVMFQDTIRRALTAPVTQSWMTVFVAVVLQALPFLVCGVLLSAAIAVFVPPSFFARALPRRPALAVPVAGAAGAVLPGCECASVPVAGALVRRGVTPAAALAFLLSAPAVNPIVLTATAVAFPNDPEMVLARFVASLLAACVMGWLWHRLGRADWLRPPARPSHGGRSRGAAFWESVRHDVMHAGGFLVIGATAAATLKAVVPAEWLRAAAGDPVLSVLALAALAVLLSLCSEADAFVAASLTQFSATARLTFLVVGPMVDLKLFAMQAGTFGRAFALRFAPATFVTAVAVSALTGAVLL
- a CDS encoding BlaI/MecI/CopY family transcriptional regulator, translated to MAEHGRRPRRRGQGELEAQVLSALREADGPATAGWVRERLGGDLAHTTVVTILTRLLDKGAVTRERTGRSFAWTPASDHAGLAAHKMHKVLDAESDRRAVLASFVTGLAPDDERLLRELLDRPGSEGED